A single genomic interval of Spinacia oleracea cultivar Varoflay chromosome 6, BTI_SOV_V1, whole genome shotgun sequence harbors:
- the LOC130462379 gene encoding uncharacterized protein has translation MIDIGGNPDALDRLDPNGLWFDNDHKVSNRVTESVKKFYNGPWTSFSNFSACSPGIWFRNFRHYYRWDPLISQEVRSAFVLFREEAANNKANLILFLADNEPSTSLSWCPG, from the exons ATGATTGACATTGGAGGTAATCCAGACGCACTTGATAGATTGGATCCAAATGGTTTGTG GTTTGATAATGATCATAAAGTGTCCAATCGTGTTACTGAATCTGTTAAGAAATTCTACAATGGCCCATGGACTTCATTCTCTAATTTTTCAGCGTGTTCACCGGGAATATGGTTCAGAAACTTCagg CATTATTACCGATGGGATCCTTTGATATCACAAGAAGTGAGGAGTGCTTTTGTTCTATTTAGAGAGGAAGCTGCAAATAACAAAGCTAACCTCATACTCTTCTTGGCTGACAATGAGCCTTCTACTTCTCTCAGCTGGTGTCCTG GGTAA